From the Parcubacteria group bacterium genome, the window GAGCACGATATGATCTTTGAGCTTAAAGACACGGGTGGTGGCAAAGAATTGGTAGTCGTCGAGTAAAATGTCATTCCGACCGGAGCGGAGGAATCTTGCATCGAAGTTAATCAATGTGACTTTTTTATATGAAACAATATTACGTGTACATATTATCAAGTCGCACAAAGGTCTTATATATTGGCATGACGAGCAATCTCTGTAAGCGTGTGTGGGAACATAAGACAAAATGTGTTGATGGATTTACAAAAAAATATCATATTGATCAATTGGTGTATTTTGAACAAACAGGAGATGTGATCAGTGCTATTGCACGTGAAAAACAACTTAAAAAATGGCGACGAGAGAAAAAGATTTTTCTTATTGAAAAAATGAATCCTATATGGGACGATCTGTATGATAAAATTCAATGTTAAGTTTTTAGATCTCTCGACAAGCTCGAGATGACAAGCAGAGTGTCATTCCGACCGTAGTGTAAACGGAGTGGAGGAATCTCAGGCATGCCACCGAATTGACTGAAACGGAGAAATCTAAAAATGCGATACAAAAGAAAACAGGGATCGTTTCGTAGGAAACGGTCCCTGGTGGATTTTTAGGAGGAAATAGTGACGGG encodes:
- a CDS encoding GIY-YIG nuclease family protein, yielding MKQYYVYILSSRTKVLYIGMTSNLCKRVWEHKTKCVDGFTKKYHIDQLVYFEQTGDVISAIAREKQLKKWRREKKIFLIEKMNPIWDDLYDKIQC